One Sodalinema gerasimenkoae IPPAS B-353 DNA segment encodes these proteins:
- a CDS encoding Uma2 family endonuclease, which translates to MGLTTWKFTVEDYHKMAESGILHPDERLELIDGEICKMSPIGRRHAAYVTRIANHFVRLLGSDMTIVNVQNPIILNDLSEPEPDVSLLKPRQDQYFSGLPQAADVYLVIEVAESSLESDRSEKLPRYAAAAIPEVWLINAFTHQLECYRHPDNGRYREYQTLERGDSVRLVSFPDVLINLDSILFEG; encoded by the coding sequence ATGGGATTGACCACCTGGAAGTTCACTGTCGAGGACTATCACAAAATGGCTGAATCGGGGATTCTTCACCCCGATGAACGGCTAGAGTTGATTGATGGGGAAATTTGTAAGATGAGTCCAATTGGCAGACGACATGCGGCTTATGTAACGAGGATTGCCAACCATTTTGTGAGATTGTTGGGTTCAGATATGACCATTGTCAATGTTCAAAATCCGATTATTCTCAATGATTTATCGGAACCTGAACCCGATGTTAGTTTGTTGAAACCTCGGCAAGACCAGTATTTTTCGGGACTTCCACAGGCTGCTGATGTTTATTTGGTGATTGAAGTAGCCGAGAGTAGTTTGGAGAGCGATCGCAGCGAAAAACTTCCCCGTTATGCTGCTGCTGCAATCCCCGAAGTTTGGCTCATTAATGCCTTCACCCATCAACTCGAATGCTATCGCCATCCCGACAATGGACGCTATCGGGAATATCAAACCTTAGAACGGGGTGATTCCGTGAGATTGGTGTCTTTTCCTGACGTTTTAATTAACCTCGATTCAATTTTGTTTGAGGGTTAA
- a CDS encoding TldD/PmbA family protein has protein sequence MTDIQSLSNQVQEIAQKIGIRKYDISGSSVDETSVQVDRGEPKQVKASNRSSVTVRVWNQNNTVGIASTTDSDAKGLELALKTAAEASEFGAKDHVPDFSPEATKPIENLKTVQVPPTEVTQLIERLVDLEKQLLDAHPAIASVPYNGLAQRDLNRFYLNSEGAQRHEAHSVASVYLYSKTEQEGKKPRSAGAYKVDVGVNHLDFEGCLKEAAEKTISHLNYQKVKTGKYRVVFSPEAFLSLINAFSNLYNAQSILDNRSLSKLDSLGTQVASPLLSVFNDALHEDNPTSSYFDGEGTPTRRVPLIEAGVLTGFLHSAGTAKRMNAQPTGHANMGAKVTISPDFYHIFAASQPDQTYSLETEENVVFIDDLSALHAGVNALQGSFSLPFDGWLVNKGEKVSVDSATVAGDIREVLKSIIYVEPEVEVTPGGVCPRIWVDGLSVTGE, from the coding sequence ATGACAGACATTCAAAGCCTTTCCAACCAAGTTCAAGAAATTGCCCAGAAAATCGGTATCCGCAAATACGACATCTCTGGTTCCAGTGTTGATGAAACCAGTGTTCAAGTCGATCGCGGCGAACCGAAACAAGTGAAAGCCTCGAATCGTTCCAGTGTAACGGTGCGCGTCTGGAACCAAAACAACACCGTGGGGATTGCTTCGACGACAGACAGCGATGCGAAGGGATTGGAGTTGGCGTTAAAAACCGCCGCTGAAGCCAGTGAATTTGGGGCCAAAGACCATGTTCCTGATTTTAGTCCCGAAGCCACCAAACCCATCGAGAACCTGAAGACGGTTCAGGTTCCGCCGACGGAGGTGACACAATTGATTGAGCGGTTGGTGGATTTGGAGAAACAGTTACTCGATGCTCATCCGGCGATCGCCAGTGTTCCTTATAATGGTCTGGCCCAACGGGATCTCAATCGCTTCTATCTCAATAGCGAGGGCGCACAGCGTCATGAAGCCCATTCTGTGGCTTCGGTGTACCTCTACAGCAAAACGGAACAAGAGGGCAAGAAACCCCGTTCTGCCGGGGCCTATAAGGTGGATGTGGGAGTCAATCATCTGGACTTTGAGGGCTGCTTGAAAGAAGCGGCGGAAAAAACCATTTCCCACCTCAACTATCAGAAAGTCAAAACCGGTAAATATCGGGTTGTCTTCTCCCCGGAAGCCTTTTTGAGTCTGATTAACGCCTTTTCTAATCTCTACAACGCTCAAAGCATCCTCGACAACCGTAGTTTATCGAAGCTAGATTCCCTAGGAACCCAGGTCGCATCGCCGCTGTTGTCGGTGTTTAATGATGCCCTTCATGAGGATAATCCGACATCGAGTTACTTTGATGGGGAAGGCACGCCAACGCGCCGGGTTCCTCTGATTGAGGCAGGTGTTTTGACGGGATTTCTCCATAGTGCGGGAACGGCGAAACGCATGAACGCGCAACCGACAGGCCATGCGAATATGGGTGCAAAAGTCACGATTAGTCCTGACTTTTATCATATTTTTGCGGCGTCGCAACCAGACCAGACTTATTCTTTAGAGACGGAAGAAAATGTGGTCTTTATTGATGATTTGAGTGCCTTACATGCCGGGGTGAATGCCTTGCAAGGGTCGTTTTCTCTGCCGTTTGATGGTTGGTTAGTCAATAAAGGGGAGAAAGTGAGTGTGGATTCTGCTACGGTGGCGGGGGATATCCGCGAGGTTCTCAAGTCCATTATTTATGTGGAACCGGAAGTTGAGGTAACGCCGGGTGGGGTTTGTCCTCGCATCTGGGTGGATGGTTTGTCAGTAACTGGGGAGTAG
- a CDS encoding cobyrinate a,c-diamide synthase produces the protein MKALVIAGTRSGVGKTSLSLGIMAALRRRGLRIQSFKVGPDFIDPGHHRLATGRISHNLDGWMLSNADNLALFRKYSRDCDVAIIEGVMGVFDGYGATSEAGSTAQIAKWLGVPVLLVVDASRMSRSVAALVSGYIHFDADLSITGIALNKVGNTRNIYRTTSQLSRLGEAIASVTSIPIWGEIPKHSFPEIPSRHLGLWLAEEDNLGDSYIEVLAEATERYLDLDTLLASLPDWQGALAVEETLPGSLPQKPSEKSSPRIAIARDEAFCFYYEENLNLLREAGATLIEVSPLRDEFPQEIDGFYFGGGYPELHGERLSQNQAFLAGLRQFAAENRPIYGECGGLIYLSQGIEVKDVHYPFAGIFPFWTRLGDRPNLGYTKIETTGNHPFCQEPLRVNGHRFHYSQLMSETVPPEIPTCYQAHSWRIGDFPEGYVLGNSLASYVHLHFRSNPEFAKQFVKACRGGGLGAMRTDTAPRY, from the coding sequence ATGAAAGCCCTGGTGATTGCCGGAACTCGTAGCGGTGTCGGCAAAACATCGTTATCTCTGGGAATCATGGCCGCGTTGCGTCGTCGGGGGCTGCGAATCCAGTCCTTTAAAGTCGGGCCGGATTTCATCGATCCTGGACATCATCGCCTGGCGACGGGCCGCATTTCCCACAATTTAGATGGCTGGATGTTATCAAATGCTGACAATTTAGCCCTATTTCGCAAATATAGCCGCGATTGTGATGTGGCGATTATTGAAGGAGTCATGGGGGTTTTTGATGGCTATGGGGCCACATCGGAGGCGGGAAGTACCGCTCAAATCGCCAAGTGGTTAGGGGTTCCGGTGTTGCTGGTGGTAGATGCGTCGCGGATGTCTCGCAGTGTGGCGGCGTTGGTGTCGGGATACATACACTTTGACGCTGATTTGTCAATTACGGGAATTGCCCTAAACAAAGTCGGTAATACCCGCAATATATATCGTACTACAAGCCAATTAAGCCGCTTGGGAGAGGCCATCGCCTCGGTAACCTCGATTCCCATCTGGGGAGAAATTCCTAAACACAGCTTCCCAGAAATCCCCTCCCGTCATCTGGGATTATGGCTGGCTGAGGAGGATAATCTGGGAGATTCCTATATTGAGGTGTTGGCCGAGGCCACGGAACGCTATCTGGATTTGGATACTTTGTTGGCGAGTTTGCCTGATTGGCAGGGAGCGTTAGCGGTTGAGGAGACTCTTCCGGGGAGTTTGCCTCAAAAACCGTCAGAAAAGTCGTCGCCGAGGATTGCGATCGCCCGCGATGAGGCCTTTTGTTTCTACTATGAGGAAAATCTCAATCTGTTGCGAGAAGCCGGTGCAACCTTGATTGAGGTGTCGCCGCTACGAGATGAGTTTCCCCAGGAGATTGACGGCTTTTATTTCGGTGGCGGCTATCCAGAACTACATGGAGAACGCCTGAGTCAGAATCAGGCGTTTTTAGCCGGATTACGACAGTTTGCGGCGGAGAATCGTCCCATTTATGGGGAATGTGGCGGTTTGATTTATCTGTCTCAGGGAATTGAGGTCAAAGACGTTCATTATCCCTTTGCCGGAATCTTTCCCTTTTGGACCCGATTGGGCGATCGCCCCAACCTAGGCTATACGAAAATCGAAACCACTGGCAATCATCCTTTTTGCCAAGAGCCTCTGAGGGTTAACGGCCATCGCTTCCATTATTCTCAACTGATGTCTGAGACAGTTCCTCCAGAAATTCCCACCTGTTATCAGGCCCACAGTTGGCGTATTGGAGACTTTCCCGAAGGCTATGTGTTGGGAAATAGTCTCGCCAGCTATGTTCATTTACATTTTCGTAGTAACCCGGAGTTTGCCAAACAGTTTGTTAAGGCTTGTCGAGGAGGTGGACTAGGGGCGATGAGAACGGATACGGCACCTCGATATTGA
- a CDS encoding TlyA family RNA methyltransferase, whose translation MVKQRLDTLLVERQLCSSRQLAQRWIRAGEVRVNQQLVDKPGTAVAVDAEISVKLRSPFVSRGGEKLDKALQVFPISVENRVCLDGGISTGGFTDCLLQRGAQRVYGVDVGYGQVDWKLRQDDRVVLKERTNLRYLTPEQLYQADDPRPDLAVADVSFISLEKVFPAIWNLLVSPRETIVLVKPQFEVGRSRVGKKGVVRNLGDRADAIVQVRDAARNLGWCDRGLVTSPIQGPAGNVEYLLWLHEQGTPQLDEATIQTAVQGESTP comes from the coding sequence TTGGTGAAGCAACGTTTGGATACGCTGTTAGTCGAGCGACAACTCTGTTCGTCGCGTCAGTTGGCCCAACGCTGGATTCGAGCCGGGGAGGTGCGGGTGAATCAGCAGTTGGTGGATAAGCCGGGGACGGCGGTGGCAGTGGATGCGGAGATTTCTGTGAAACTGCGATCGCCCTTTGTGTCTCGGGGTGGGGAAAAGCTGGATAAGGCGTTACAGGTGTTCCCCATCTCTGTGGAAAATCGGGTCTGTCTCGATGGCGGAATTTCTACTGGGGGCTTTACGGACTGTCTGCTGCAACGAGGGGCGCAACGGGTCTATGGCGTGGATGTGGGCTATGGCCAGGTGGATTGGAAGCTGCGTCAGGATGACCGGGTGGTTCTCAAGGAACGCACTAATTTACGCTATCTGACCCCGGAGCAATTGTATCAGGCCGATGACCCGCGCCCAGATTTGGCGGTGGCAGATGTTTCGTTTATTTCCCTCGAAAAGGTGTTTCCGGCCATTTGGAATTTGTTGGTGTCGCCTCGGGAAACCATTGTTTTGGTGAAACCTCAGTTCGAGGTGGGGCGATCGCGCGTCGGGAAGAAAGGCGTTGTCCGCAATCTCGGCGATCGCGCGGATGCCATTGTTCAAGTTCGGGATGCGGCGAGAAACCTGGGATGGTGCGATCGCGGTCTCGTCACCTCCCCCATCCAAGGACCGGCGGGCAATGTAGAATATCTGCTCTGGCTCCATGAACAGGGAACCCCTCAACTCGATGAAGCCACCATCCAAACTGCCGTTCAAGGAGAGTCTACCCCATGA
- a CDS encoding PhoH family protein — protein MTPRLTIDLHSPECALALVGQQEVNLKTLAHQTGATLVLRGQELFISGTDTQTGRCEQLIHILAPIWKVAKPVADVDINTAIHALDTGRQDELKDLRDDILTRTRRGEDIRAKTFRQRQYVKAVRTHDLTFCIGPAGTGKTYLAAMLAVQALLDKRYERLILTRPAVEAGERLGFLPGDLQQKVSPFLRPLYDALYELIDAEKIPDLMERGIVEVAPIAYMRGRTLNNAFVILDEAQNTTSAQMKMVLTRLGFNSRMVVTGDVTQTDLPSTQMSGLQVAQKILKNVDGIAFCQLTAADVVRHSLVQKIVMAYEKHEKRKGTGNRGEEGNRQ, from the coding sequence ATGACCCCCCGACTCACCATCGATCTCCACAGTCCTGAATGCGCCCTCGCTTTGGTGGGACAGCAGGAAGTCAACCTTAAAACCCTAGCGCATCAAACCGGTGCCACCTTAGTCTTGCGGGGTCAAGAACTGTTTATCTCGGGAACCGATACTCAAACCGGACGCTGCGAACAACTGATTCACATCCTCGCGCCCATTTGGAAAGTTGCTAAACCGGTGGCTGATGTGGATATTAACACAGCGATTCATGCCCTGGACACGGGACGACAGGACGAACTTAAGGATTTACGAGATGATATTCTCACCCGCACCCGTCGCGGTGAGGATATTCGCGCGAAAACCTTTCGTCAGCGTCAATATGTCAAAGCTGTTCGCACTCATGATTTAACCTTTTGCATCGGTCCGGCGGGAACGGGTAAAACCTATCTGGCGGCGATGTTGGCGGTGCAGGCGTTACTCGACAAACGCTATGAACGGCTAATTCTGACTCGTCCGGCGGTGGAAGCAGGGGAACGGTTGGGATTTCTTCCGGGAGACTTGCAGCAAAAGGTGAGTCCTTTCTTGCGTCCGCTGTATGATGCCCTCTATGAACTCATCGATGCTGAGAAGATTCCCGATTTGATGGAACGGGGAATTGTGGAAGTGGCGCCGATCGCCTATATGCGGGGACGAACCCTCAATAATGCCTTTGTCATTCTCGATGAGGCTCAGAATACCACATCAGCTCAGATGAAAATGGTTCTGACTCGTTTGGGCTTTAATTCCCGGATGGTGGTGACGGGAGATGTCACCCAGACGGATTTACCCTCAACTCAGATGTCCGGGTTACAGGTAGCCCAGAAGATTCTCAAAAATGTTGATGGTATTGCCTTTTGCCAGTTGACGGCGGCGGATGTGGTGCGCCATTCTCTGGTTCAGAAGATTGTTATGGCGTATGAGAAGCATGAGAAGAGGAAGGGAACAGGGAACAGGGGGGAAGAAGGCAATAGGCAATAG
- a CDS encoding fumarylacetoacetate hydrolase family protein, whose translation MAQRYIRVRTAEGRIYYGSLQVDRSVKIFDAPPWLNGKPTEMTCAAETYELLAPCAPSKIIAVGRNYRDHAEEMAAEVPEEPLLFLKPPTTIVGHDTAIIYPHQSQQVDYEGELALVIGETCEDCSPERASDYIWGYTIANDVTARDLQRRDRLWTRGKGFNSFCPLGPWVVREINPGAKLQTFVNDEEKPRQSAKLERMVHSPDKLVSYISGIMTLLPGDVILTGTPKGVGPLQVGDRVRIEIEGIGALENPVIPKPTPPIETPNEV comes from the coding sequence ATGGCACAGCGATATATCCGCGTCCGCACGGCTGAAGGACGAATTTATTATGGCTCGTTGCAGGTTGACCGCAGTGTCAAGATCTTCGATGCCCCACCCTGGTTGAATGGGAAGCCGACTGAGATGACCTGTGCAGCGGAGACCTATGAACTTTTAGCCCCCTGTGCACCCTCAAAAATCATTGCCGTAGGCAGAAATTACCGGGATCATGCCGAGGAAATGGCGGCGGAGGTTCCCGAAGAACCCCTGTTGTTTCTGAAGCCTCCCACCACGATTGTGGGGCATGATACGGCTATCATCTATCCCCATCAGTCTCAGCAAGTGGACTATGAGGGAGAATTGGCCTTAGTGATTGGCGAAACCTGTGAGGACTGTTCTCCAGAACGGGCCAGTGACTATATTTGGGGATATACCATTGCCAATGATGTCACGGCCCGCGATTTGCAACGGCGCGATCGCCTCTGGACGAGAGGAAAGGGCTTTAACAGCTTTTGTCCCCTCGGGCCCTGGGTGGTGCGAGAAATTAACCCAGGGGCCAAACTGCAAACCTTTGTTAACGACGAGGAGAAACCCCGCCAATCCGCTAAACTCGAACGGATGGTTCATTCTCCCGATAAGTTGGTGTCCTATATCTCGGGGATTATGACCCTACTCCCGGGAGATGTGATTCTCACCGGAACGCCGAAAGGGGTGGGGCCATTGCAGGTGGGCGATCGCGTGCGCATCGAAATTGAGGGAATCGGCGCTTTGGAGAATCCTGTTATCCCCAAACCGACTCCCCCCATCGAGACCCCAAACGAGGTCTAA
- a CDS encoding Tic20 family protein, with protein MNSPSNFSWPDRLGAAAVYLVPLMEGLNFGSFLFRQFPILQVLFIPLIPVIQIYNAIPFGRLILFFVLFFAVVRNDSLSRFVRFNGMQAVLITIILSISSLILSLFGSGLQSGAPLLLETLVNTLFLATIAAVGFSLVQCLRGEYPELPGISDAANSQVF; from the coding sequence ATGAACAGCCCCTCTAATTTTAGCTGGCCCGATCGCCTGGGTGCGGCCGCCGTCTACCTGGTTCCGTTGATGGAAGGCCTCAACTTTGGCAGCTTTCTGTTTCGCCAATTTCCCATCCTCCAGGTTCTCTTTATCCCCCTGATTCCGGTCATCCAAATCTATAATGCCATCCCCTTCGGGCGGCTGATTCTCTTCTTTGTCCTCTTCTTTGCGGTGGTTCGCAATGATAGTCTCAGCCGCTTTGTCCGCTTTAACGGAATGCAGGCGGTTCTGATTACGATTATTCTCTCGATTAGTAGCCTAATCTTGAGTTTATTCGGATCTGGGTTACAATCCGGCGCGCCATTGCTGCTAGAAACTCTTGTCAATACCCTATTCCTGGCAACGATCGCCGCTGTTGGCTTTAGTCTGGTGCAATGTCTGCGGGGAGAATATCCCGAACTTCCGGGAATCTCCGATGCGGCTAATTCTCAGGTCTTTTAG
- a CDS encoding Tic20 family protein, with translation MTWRGSNTPLDRILACVIYLLPLLESVRYGEYIFNLLPILATLILVPLSPLLRFYQGILQAFPFAGLIIFFALLLLVVRNTNLSHFLRFNAMQSIILKIALSLVAIVSQLLGLPLHTAAMSGNLLAIVLANMLFLAFFGGSLYAIIQAALGRYPDLPVVSDAAYRQVQR, from the coding sequence ATGACTTGGCGAGGCTCAAACACCCCACTCGATCGCATCCTAGCCTGTGTCATCTACCTCTTACCCCTGCTAGAATCAGTCCGTTATGGCGAGTATATCTTCAATCTCTTACCCATACTGGCTACCCTGATTCTGGTTCCCCTCTCTCCCTTGCTACGTTTCTACCAGGGAATCCTACAAGCGTTTCCGTTTGCTGGTTTGATTATTTTCTTCGCTTTGCTGCTGCTGGTAGTTCGCAATACTAATCTCAGTCACTTTCTGCGCTTCAATGCAATGCAGTCTATCATCCTCAAGATTGCCCTCTCGTTGGTGGCTATCGTCAGCCAACTTCTGGGACTTCCTCTGCATACCGCTGCAATGTCGGGGAATCTTTTGGCGATCGTTTTGGCGAATATGCTGTTTTTGGCGTTCTTTGGTGGCTCACTCTACGCCATTATTCAGGCGGCGTTGGGACGGTATCCTGATCTCCCCGTAGTTTCAGATGCGGCGTATCGCCAAGTGCAACGTTAA
- a CDS encoding PQQ-dependent sugar dehydrogenase, whose protein sequence is MRLKIQPLTPVTGGLASSVLALLLISGCSTPTTVDSPGDTTADTTTDTADLVDPPNGDSPSPESAESLPLDRDWQQTTIIEDLEHPWGLAWLPDGTMLITERPGRLRLVRDGVLDPNPVSGVPDVLAINQGGLLDIAVHPRFEENALIYFTYSDGTPDANQVQVARGELQDNRLENVEVIFTATPPKPEGQHFGSRMAWLPDETLLVSIGDGGNAPLELDGELIRLQAQNRESHLGTIVRLNDDGSIPDDNPWVNDGESDPAIWSYGHRNIQGLALDSQTGEVWSTEHGARGGDELNRIKGGENYGWPLVTHSEEYTGGQISDRRTHPDKVDPHIVWTPAIAPSGLAVYHGDLFAGGLVSQAVHHIQLDDSGEVVDQRAIEIGQRVRDVREGPDGHLYVLTDESQAQLIRLD, encoded by the coding sequence ATGAGACTCAAGATTCAACCTCTGACTCCAGTGACTGGAGGTTTAGCAAGCTCGGTATTGGCGTTGCTACTTATCAGCGGCTGTTCCACACCAACCACGGTGGACTCTCCAGGCGACACCACCGCCGACACGACCACCGATACAGCTGATCTGGTGGACCCCCCAAACGGAGACTCTCCCTCCCCTGAGTCTGCCGAATCGCTCCCCTTAGACCGAGATTGGCAACAAACCACGATCATTGAAGATTTAGAACATCCCTGGGGATTGGCTTGGCTACCTGATGGAACCATGCTAATTACGGAACGGCCGGGACGCTTACGCCTCGTCCGCGACGGCGTGTTAGATCCCAACCCAGTCTCGGGGGTTCCTGATGTCTTAGCGATTAATCAGGGAGGATTGCTCGATATTGCCGTGCATCCCCGCTTCGAGGAAAACGCCTTAATTTACTTCACCTATTCCGATGGCACTCCCGATGCGAATCAGGTGCAAGTGGCCCGAGGAGAGTTACAGGACAACCGTTTAGAGAATGTGGAGGTTATTTTTACCGCCACTCCCCCGAAACCTGAAGGACAACATTTTGGGTCCCGGATGGCTTGGCTTCCCGACGAAACGCTACTGGTGAGTATTGGGGATGGGGGAAATGCTCCCTTAGAACTTGATGGAGAGTTAATTCGTTTGCAGGCTCAAAATCGCGAGAGTCATTTGGGAACCATTGTCCGCCTAAACGACGATGGTTCGATTCCTGATGATAATCCCTGGGTTAATGATGGGGAGAGCGACCCCGCAATCTGGAGTTATGGCCATCGCAATATCCAAGGGTTAGCCTTAGATTCCCAAACCGGGGAAGTTTGGTCGACGGAACATGGGGCCCGAGGTGGCGATGAGTTGAATCGGATTAAGGGGGGAGAGAATTATGGCTGGCCTCTGGTGACGCACAGTGAAGAATATACGGGGGGCCAGATTTCCGATCGCCGAACCCATCCTGATAAAGTTGATCCGCATATTGTTTGGACGCCGGCGATCGCTCCCTCGGGGTTAGCGGTCTATCATGGAGATCTCTTTGCGGGTGGGTTAGTCTCCCAAGCGGTGCATCATATTCAGTTGGATGACTCGGGTGAGGTGGTCGACCAACGGGCGATCGAAATTGGTCAACGAGTTCGGGATGTCCGCGAAGGCCCCGATGGCCATCTCTATGTGTTGACAGATGAGTCTCAAGCTCAGTTAATTCGCCTCGATTAG